From Arachis hypogaea cultivar Tifrunner chromosome 3, arahy.Tifrunner.gnm2.J5K5, whole genome shotgun sequence:
TAAGATCCAAGTAAAAAGGTCTAACCCAAAGGAGTTAAGCCTCACACTGCACAAACCAGATGCCACGAAGTCAGCTATCTTGAAGTCGGTACGAGGATCAGCTGTCAAATAAACCCTCCCTCAAGAGGATAattgcccctagaatctctctaaccacttccaagagccatatctcaacgaccctaagataaagggacggttattctCTTTAAAAAGTGGCACTatttcaacggtggttattggttcaccactataaatacactgacacctctcaagtatctctaagtcccaatactctctagccctgctcacacccttgctgacttaggcatcggagtgtttttgcaggtaccacccccattcgttcatactcacaagtcggacggaggcccccaaGACGCAGACCCGTTCGAAGGCTTCCTTCCTCAGACGATTGAGCCAACCCAGCGAGTCCAGCCCAACAAtttccggttacccatcgtaacaactATTAATTTTAAGTCCAACTTGATAAAGttattttggaaaaatatttgtgtttaaaaaaacataaatattttattttatatttagtaaataaaaagTTAGGTAGTACCTGTATTTTTAGTTTTGAAAAAACTAGGAATATTTTAAAAACacttataaaaatgttttcaaaaactaatcatttactttttaaatttaaaaagcttATTATAATCATCGAATTAATATATTACTGTGTTGTTAACAAGGACAGATATACTTGTATAATTATAGGAGCAAACACCccactaaaatttaaaaatattttaagtaatatataaaaatgatgTATAACtatctttattaaattataaaaattaattccactatttttttttattttattccctgttatatatatattttttttttttaccaaagataggagactcgaacccgcaacctcttaattgagtatggagagattatgccatttgagctattactcattggccctGCTATATATATCTTGTCTacactcttaaaattttttaaattcatcacTGGTGTTAAAATTAATTTGCGTCACAGTGGGCTAAAACAGTTCCATTAATTTATTATACATGAATGACTGACCGCAAACTCTCTAGGTATTATCTTGACCATATCAAATCAAATTCTCGTTTGAAAGGGTGTGAGAGTTTTCATGAAATAAGGAcaaaacaaaaatgataaaagaataaaaaaactcTGCAAAGGACGAAGAGGAACCTAAAAAAGAGggagcaccaacttccaactacCAAGTGGCAAATTTCATTACactcatcaaaattaaaatattccaaAACTAAATTGATTTCAATATTTCATACATTTTTTATTTCGAAATAAGAGAAAGAACGAGCCACAAAGTGGCACGTGCGGAGCCCACTAGGAGGTCGCACAGCATTTCTACGGTGTGGACCAGGGACACGTGCCGTGATCCTAGCTAAACAACGGTGCGTGGACCAATAGGAATTCAGTAACTGATCGGATCTTAGCGCGCACCTCCCGTCCACGAACCACGAATCCTGAAATCTGCTCGATGCCACGTGTCGCCTTCTTCGCGATACTTTTTGCTTAAATTCAAAAAGcactaaaacaaaaataataatattttattgctgagtagaaaaaataaaaaagaatagctGTGTGCTTGCTGGTGGCGTTCGACGGAAAAGAAGGCTCTGGAAGGTCCAAGGAATCAAAACTCGGCCGCTGAAACAACGCATCACAGAATCCGCactttctccttttatttttccTGTCAGATCTCAGTTTTTCTCTGAAAATTATCATTTTCCCGCGGAATTCGGTTCTCCCGTTAGCCGGACGCTGATACAGTTCAAAGTCAGGTCTGtaatattttctttcctttattttaatttatttataaatttgtgTTTATTGTGAGTGGTTTTACTGCTGTGGATTTTGTACTTCAATTGTAGCTTAACGATACAGTTGGTGCCATGTTCGCATGGAGAGAACGTCGAAAAGGAAATTCGGAGTTTAGATTTTGTGATTTAGATTCGGAATCTATTCGGCTAGGGACAGAATTCTGCGCCCTGAATTATCtacttttaaaaagaaaaaattatagtaTCGGCTCATAAATAAGTGGAATTTTAGCGTTTTGATGTTTGATGACTCTGGTTCACCGATCAGGATCGGAAAATAGAAAAGGATCAAGGGAATTTATTTTAGGCCTTATTACCGTACAAAATTGAAGGTCTCTGATTTTGGTTTACTGGACCAATAGTCCAGTAGGGATTAGACATGGTTATTGTTCCAGGCATGTGATTGGGGATTGGGGAACATCTTTGGATCAAATGAAGCTTTCCTCCTTTCTAGAGTAAGCCCAACATCGTACTTGCTACGCGATTATGACTACTCTGGTAGGGGACCTGCAAAAAGCTCCAACGCCAATGCAATTCTTTCAATTTATGTCTATCATACCTCTTCACTGATTGGATTTTGGAGGTGTCCCTTTTATTTCTAGTGCCGCCACCTTCTCTTTATTGTTCATAGCCCCTAAGGGAATCTTTAGCTGTTATAGTTGGAAGCTGTTAAATGTATCATCATTATGATTAAGATGTGCTTGGCTGTTTATAGTTATATACTGTTATTATTATACGGAAGAGATTCTGAAATTCTCTGCAGCTAATGGGTTTTTCTGTCATAATGATTCATAAGTTGGCAATAAATAGTTTGGAATTTTCTTAAATACTTTCAGAATATGAACTCATTTAGCACTCAAAACTTGTGTATCTGTTGAAACAGAATATCCTGTGTTGTAACTTTGAGACAAGGTATGACATTGgcaatgtttttaaaatttaccaGTTGAGAAACTATGTAACCCTTGTGGATTGGTGTTAGTAATCATTGGCTGCTGTAGTGATTAGGAGTGCAATTGCAAAGTTCATCTGTAAGCTGGGCTGTTATGCTAgggttttatatatgtatttcagGTTGACGTGTTGTGTTTGTAATATTTCATGCAAAATATAATAGGATTAGAACTCAGCATGAGATTTCCTTGTCATGAtccaaataatttttgtttatttgtcaAAACTTGCAACTGAAGCTCCTTTTTTCGCATGTTATTCATGATAGAGAAAGATCTTTGAGGAcagatcttggaaaagaaacatgACACTGGATCAAGCAGTTGCTTGTTTCTTTAGTGGTGGATAGAAGATCTCAAAGGAATGTCAAACTTCTCTATGTATGAGGTACTAAACATTGCAGTTCAGTTCAAGCACCGATATTTGAAATTTTGGACACCCATAGATCACATGCCTGATTTGATTAATCTGTATATGACTGAAGTCTCTATCATTACGTATCAACCCACAAATAATTGTGAACACAAAAGTGGTCATACTTCTTCCCAGTTCAAGCTTAGATACATCTTTTTCCCTAATTCGTCACTTCCCCATACCTAACAAATTGAGAGGCTGCACCCATGTTGTCTGGTATGATATATAACTCTTTGGCTGGACAGCGAATATTAGCAAtgcattaataaaatatttttattgaaggCAAAATGTATTTTTATCATTCGCGGAGTCAACCCCACTATGCACACACATGCATGTTGTCTGAGGTAGTTGACTTCTGAAATGATTGTCACTTGTTTCTTTTAGAAGCTTTTGATGCTATGCTTGTGAAAATAAATACTGTTACTGAAAGCAAAATATCTTTTTCCCTTCATAAACTCAAATCCCCGCACCCTGCGCAGCACAGGCATTGTCTGAAGTAGATGAATTCTGAACTCTGAAGTGATTATCACTGATTTCTTTTAATTGCTTTTGATGCCATGGAATTGCAAGttattttcaaaatctaaatACATGTTTTGTGTTACAGCTTCAAGGTAATGTGTGGGATGAATTTTGTGAAGCTGATGATCGTGTAGTGCCCAATGCTGGTGATGACCACAAGGTGCAATTTGCATTACAGGCTGAGAGTTGTAAGAAATCACTTAAAGAATTGCATAGTATCAAAAGAAGTACTGGTGTTGTGAGTAGTTATGGTCCTCAAGGTCAAGAGGAACTGTTGCCAAATCTGAGCCTGAAAGAAAGAATGCTGGAAAAGGGTTCATGGTCTCAAAAGCCTGAGGGTTTTTTTTCTTCATGTGATGGTGACTTGTGCAAAGAACTGAAAACACCGACATCTGATAATACTAGGATGTCTGATCATTTAAAGAGCAGCAATGCAGATTCTAGCAGTGTGGATGATGCTATCTTAAGAGACAAGTGTATAGTGGAGGATGATGGCCTGTCTCAGTATCAAATAAATGACATATCACAAACTGATAATGACCTCAGTTTTCTTGATAATGATGTGTGGTTGGATATAGGAAACTTTGAAGATGTTGACAGGGCATTGTAAGAAACCCCCATTTGAGAGAATTTTTCTAAATATTCCCCTTTATAAGAAATTCGAATCAATTCATCATGATCCTAGAAATATCTGAATAGCACTTTTGAAATTGCAGAAATTGTGACTTAACTTTTGGAATGGGGAGTCTCAATAATGAAGAAGAGGAGTTTTGCTGGCTCTCATCTTCACATGGAGCTGAAGGATCTGATGATGCATTAAAGTCCGACTTCAAGTTTGCCTCATCTGAGGAGAGCCCATTGAAGAGTATGTCAGATTATAATATGTCACCCAAGGAAAATATTGAAGGTCTGCCAACTAATGATCCCAACAAAAAAGCATCTCCTATTGATAAAAAACTGATGTCGCAAATGAATATTGATCATGATGCTGGACCACCTCCATTATCAGCATTTGGTGAATCAAATAGGAAGTCCACTAATACGGATAACTTGGTGCCCACTGAAAAAGTAAGTTACCCCTTTACTTGATTTCGTATTAAATTGTATAACTTGGATTCTAATTCCTGAGTTTCAAATCATGCGGTACAATTTGTTCTAGACTCCTCCATGTCACATAAGGAGAAATATATAAGCTCACATAATTCCCTCTCCAAGGAATGTGACAAAATAAGTTTTGATATTTGTCTCTGAATATTTTGAAGATCATTCATGACATTGAAATTGATTACTTAAGTGTTACACGTACATATACTACATTGGCACTAGACCTGATTCTGCTTTACATTTCACTGCTGTAATGTCCGAGAGTATTCTATAACTCAATTCAGTTTATATCTAAATATAATCAAAGATTGGTACGGAAAAGTTTCTTAGTCAATGCAACAATATTATATTCTACCACTATTGACCTGTAAAGGGCTAAAACTTTGAGACTTCAAAATtctataaaaatcaaaatatctaaaacttTTAGTCTTCAAGATGATATTATGGTCTGTTCATGTCATAAGAATTTTTTTTCCTGCTTGGAGTTGTACCTAATAATAAGAAAGGGAACTATATTTTTTCTTGGCTAATTGATTGTATTACTCTGGTTAGTAATGTAAATGTATGTTTTGTAGCAACTGGAAACTGGTCTGGCTGCGTCCTCTATTTCTTAAGATTAATGTATACTGtctcttaattcataattgtatATGCCAGACAGCCTCATTGTATTAAAGGTGCAGGGTAAGCTGTCAAAGCCATCAGTTGGAAAGAGAAAAAATGGCTACCTAGAAAATGGTGATTCCATTCATCCCTATTCTCATATGGAGCAATATCCACATCTGAAGCAACCCTTTGGAGCATCATCCAGTGCAGTTACTTCTCAGGATAGCATCCATAAACATACACCAAACATGGATTCTGATTCTTTAGGATGTGTACAGATGCGGACTCCCTTAACTCACCGTGATTATAATCATACTCCAAGTTACACTTCCCTGCTTCCAGCTTTGTCTGGATCAAGGTCTGAACATAATAAACAACTGTCTCCTTTGGAGAGTCCTCACGGGAAACCTTTGGAGGCTGCTAGCTTGGAAACAAATGATAAGAgggaaaaattatataattgttaTGATGCACGACTGTTAAGTAGGGGTATCAAAGGTGAAAATATGGCTAGTCACATGACACCGTTTCCAAGTCCAGGTTCAGGCCAGCGGGTAGGTCATCAGTTTGAGAATGAAAATGAAGACCATAGTGAAGTTGGAGGAGTTAGCATTGGATTTTCACAAGAAATAGATTCTTCAAATGCTCAAGAAAGCCCATCCATGAGCTCAGCTTTGGATGAAATCTCACTTGAAGCAACTAGCTTTAGGCAGCTCCAACAGGTCATGGATCAGGTATTTGAATATTTTCTGATGCCGAAGTTTGTTCCTGTGTTTTGTGATAGTGTCTCCTAGGCaatgaattaaaaattaacatgTCATGCATTTAACTTATGGTTTGTCATGATGAAAGATTTTATCGTGTGGGTGTTAACATAGCATCCTAATTATGCTTAGCCATGTGGATGCTGGAAATATGGTGCTTATCCTATTTTCAAGTATTATAGTCTGAATTAAGTTGGTTGTTACTATGGGTGGTCAGATACGGAATATATTGAAAAAGATGGGAACAAAACTATAAAAAGGGAAGAGGGAAAAGAGAATGTCCCGTGTTGTGAAtgctaagaaaatcttatctatCTACCCTTGCTGCAAGTCTTCCGCTTCATTGATTATAAACTTATAATCAATTCACTTGAATGCAGTTGGATATAAGAACTAAACTATGTATAAGGGATAGTCTGTACCGATTAGCTAAGAGTGCTGAACAAAGACATACGGATGCAAATGTGAATGGTCAACTTGGTGATGATATTGAAACCCGGAAAGCATTAATGACACAGGGTGCAGACAGGTATCACTTGCATTATTCATTCTTCATAATCAGATATGTATTTTCGTGGCACTAAACATTCACTGCATACACATTGACATGTTCCCCTAGAGTAGTTTAGTTATCTGCTCATCCTTGCACTTACCTTGTACTGTAgagtagtttttattttattcatgagaATGCTATATTGATATGTGAAAAATAAAACATTGATGAATATGGGAACTGAAATAACACTAGGTAATAGGACAATATCATTTGTAACTAATATTGAGAATAAATTTTCAGATATAATAtcgttaaaaaatatttatagtcCATTCTAGATTTCTAGATCTTAGCTTCTAATATGTATGGAATATTGGTGTTTTGCTGAAAATATTTAAAACTGGTATAACACCTTGCTCTATTCAGGTGTACTGGGTTCATGGATGTGGAAACTAACACAAATCCCATTGATCGATCTATAGCACACTTGCTTTTTCATAGGCCCTCAGATGCATCAATATTTCCCCGTAATGATACAACTCCTTTTAAATCGGGTTCCATGGTATGCTTTTATGAATGATTAAAATGCTTATCAAATGTTAAATGTTTGGCGCGGCCTTAGTCCTCATGTTGTGGTTTGAATAACAGATACATGGATCAGTGATCAATCCACCAGTAATGACTGAGAACCAGGTTTGCCAGGAAGGATCTTCGGGTGGAGTAGAAAAGAAGCCCTTAGCGATAACACCTAGTAAAAAGTGAAACTAGCATTGGCTATTTGGCCTTAGCCTCGTGTACAATGTTTTTCTTTCAAGTAAGTCATCGTATCGTGTACCATGTATTTATTGGAGGCTTACTCAGATCCCCTTGTTTCTTAactgctgatttttttttttttttgtatctgaTATCATAAATACTGATGACCGATGTATAATTTCCCGATCAAGATTAGGTGGCAGATATGACAATGTAGAGTAATGCTACTTCCCCAACTTTTTTTTTGGGTTAGTTTTTTTTTAGAAAAGTGGTTAAggatataattttattgaaaaagcgaTTTTGTTGCAAGTTGCTTCTCGATTACCAATTGGTAGTACGACTTTCCTGAATAGTGATACGATCCTTGATCTGCAGATCTGGAATATCATAGGCATATGGCACCCAAAACCTCTCCAGTCACCGCGGCCTTCAACACCGAATTAATCGGAGATTAATCAACAAATTGTTTAGTCTGGTTTAAGTCGACCTACGTTTAGATATACGGGGTTGAGCTCTATCCAACCGCACAACACTTAGATTCTTCATCTGCGCTGAGCATCATAGTTCACAACCGGAGCCTAGAGCCAAATGATTgaaaatgcatatatatataaatttaaatttcgaATATTATTATGGACAAAATACTGACCTAAATctataaatttaaactttaaagcCTTAAGGAAATTATTTAAAGAGAAGTGTTAGGAGACCAGCAAGTTTTGTGATTTGTCGTCATTattaatgtttttaatggtgtgaaatttaaTCTAATGATATAGAATTATTCACTTTTCTCTTGATGATTAAGTGTTggtcaaatttaaataaaagtacTGATCTCCTAGACTTTCTCTTATTTAAATTAAACCAATCATCAGCCACGACTTAGCACAAATCTACTCACAATTCACCTATTCTTAGTGGTTTAGAATAAAACTAGGGGGGCTTAATATTGTTACCTGCTAACACTTTCAAAGCACTTTCATCATTCTAAACATGAAACAAAATTCATTAGTCGCGCATAATTGTCCATCAATTATCAACAGTATATAACCCCCTAATTAGATTTTCATACTAATTTACATAACATAACCAACAGTTTATATGCTATGTTCGGCTAAACACAGCCACTCAATTATGGGTGCCATCCTCATCGTGCTCCATCTCTTCTGCATCCTCAAAACGCTGATCGTTGATATGAAGCTGCAATCAATCAAACTTAATATAAATAAGGGATAAttttgaaacaaatttaaaatctgGTACTGAACATGGGTTTCTTATATAACTGATCGACAATTCGCCATAACCAAATACAAAATCATCAATATGAAGCATTAAAGCCTCACAAGTCATGAGAATAGATAAGGATTCCGGTACAGAGAAACACATTACAAACCAGCATTGTGTTTATCCGCATCAAtacacaaaatagaataaaaatatgcCCTCAACCAGTTAATAAATTGTCTGTGTAATCATTTttgcttcaaattttcaaaataataacaaaaaactaTATTCCAATATTTGAATTTAGAAATTAGGTTACCATGAACTTGAAAGTGTCAATAGAATGAAATTCCATAAAATAGCACTAATCATTCAAATATCCTAAAATTGTACTTATCAAAATTTTTGCAACAAAGATAGGTGGTCTACCCCTCCGAAGCACAAGCCAGTTATtggtaaaaaattatttagagaaTGGGAAGTAAAATCAGTTGGAAAACTTTCATACACTAGATGCAGTGAAGGCACTACACAATAAATAGCCACCCCCTTAAACAAGTAGAATAAAGACCAAATGATATGTGTGGCTCTCTTGTTCTTATAGCGACTGCCAACAACTTTTTCGCATCCATATCTAGCTCAGTGTCTCGAGCCTATCAAAataaaaagaggagaaaaaaacaaaaagattttgcCAAACTCCTTAATATTTAATAGTCATAAAatgcaatgaattttacattaaTATTCAGGTCATGCCTAAGGTTCTCCTTTAATCAGAATTCAGAAAACGGTACTTGATCCAAATAGTATATAGTAACCTAATTTGTTCTAGATACTAAAAAAAGTaaggaaacaaaacaaaacaagatTCATGATGTTTGCAATAGCAACAAGCATTTAAACAATTTAAACACATCTGACGTCTTCCCTCCTGACCTGGTCTCTCCCTATATCACAGACCATTCAATAACTGTAACAAACCAAGAGGGACAAAATTGGGATTCAACTCCTTTTAAATTTACTTATAGAAGGAGGGGAAAACACGTAACTAATTAACAACTTCAAATTGTTGTTATTCCACATGTTTAGGAAAGTAGTTAGAATTTTGATATTATAAATAAGAAAGCTGAAAAGCTTTTAGGCAGGGAATAAGTGGAGTGACTATTTAGTGGAGAGTTTGGCCTCTCGAATGCCAAGTGAATCTTCTTTCATAACTCATTCTTCATCCTTCTTTTCTGAATAATATTTCTTGAGAGTGTCACATTGATACCTCAACCTTTCTCTACCCTAACTTCTATCTCTCACCCCTTACTACTCTAATTGTTAATTATATGCTACTGTACCTCTTGATAATCTGGAATTAGTGAGGAAACTCTTTAACAATAACCCACAGTGCTGAAGTGGCTGAACTAAGAGTGTCTTCGAATAAAGCATTTGGAGGACGAAATGTATTCTCTAAGAGGCTTTTAAATCCTTTCATTGGAAATGATGTTTGGATATTAATAGAAAGAATTTTACAACTTACAAAAGTATCTTATAGAGTAATTTTGTTTAgtttaaataaagaaattaaaatacccCATAAGAGAGGGAATTCTCAAAATTCTTCCATTATCTCTTCCTTTAAAACTTGATGGACAACAAATTTGTTCTCAAACTTGATACATATATATCATCTTTTGTTGTTGCACAAACAAGACATTTCAGAATTACATCAATTTAGTTACACAATAttttaaattcttcaaaaattttaaaatactctATCCAAACAACACACTAAAGGATTTTAGGCAAGAAAAGAATGAAGTTCTAGTTTGAATGTGTTAAAACAGAAAGCAAATGATAATTATTCCATATCAAGAGAGGAACAATTAATCTGCAAGTTTTAAAATTGATTCAAGAGACTCAGTAGATCAAGACTCAAGCATAACGccatataaaaggaaaaataaaaacaaccACCAAAATGAAAGAGAAAGCACAATTAACAAATAACCTAAAGTATCCATAACTGAATTTACAGAAACTTTGAAGGTTAGACATAAAATAGTGATAGACAACTTTTAAGTATCCATAACTGAATTTGCAGAAACTTAATCACAAGAGAAGATGCAGGATTATATGTTAGAATGTGAGACTGCACAAACAAAAGTGGATAGGGAACTATGAGGAAGAGCAACCAACCTCAAGTACTGTACGAGCTAGATCATGATGTCCATTTGACTGACCAAGAGAGTTCGCTGGATTATGAGAGATATAACCTTCTTCCTCTGGGGGAAAATGAAGATCTTTAGCAACGTAACAACTAGAACAATCTACGGGATCAAACCTTTCCAAATTTTAACAAACAAGGTAAAAAGCCCCGCATATACCTTCCTCTTCCCCTTCCATCTGATCAGCACTGAAAACCCAATCACGCTCTTCTCCTTCCTCTAAAAGAACAATATCAGCACAAACAACTCAGAAAggagtaaaaagtaaaaacagagtATTAATAACAGTATGGGAGGTTAGCGCTAACCATCATTTGGTTCTGGATTAAGCTCTGCACACTCACAGAATACTTGAAACAAAGTATCCACTGCAAAAAATACATATAAGCAAACCCCAGAGTAACAAACTAATAATCTATCAACAAGAAAAGTACCAAAGTGTAAATTGGCAACATACATTGAGAAGGATCAGAGGGGATAAGCCTCATCTCTGTGATCCTGAATAAATCCTGTATGTCACTGGATTCAGAGTCGGAGTTTTCAGAACCATCCTCTTCAGCATTAGTGTCAATCTTCAGGAAGCGCCCTACTAGTCAGAGATTTGAAAATAACAAAACGACTAAACTGTAACACATTAATTAAGAAATGATAGGTGATACCTGGGTGTATAAACAAGGATGGGGGTAGGCATCTGGGTCTCTTGAGACGGCATGGAGGGAAATAGACAAGAAATCAACAGCATATCCCTTGGTGTTGTCTACATCGCTGAGCCATATCACTTGCCCGCAACAAACAGAGTCACCAGATTGTGATGTTTAGTAAAATTGAGTATGTAACTGTAAAAGGAAGGAAAGAGCTATGGAAAATAACAAGTGATTTAGTTACTTGGTAGTAATATAGAGTGTGCCGGAGGAGATGGGAGGGAGGTTGGCAAGCACAAGGTCCACACCACGCTGCATGTGCATGAGTTCCTCCCCATTCTCAGTGTCCAGGACAGGTTGTCCATTATTGTTTCTCTCACTGAAGTTTCTCAACCCTAAACCCATTTTGTCACCGATTCTGCGAATATCTATTGACTCTTAGAACGAACTTCAGCTTAGCTATTACGGTTGCACACGGTTAGGTCAGCTCAAGCTCACCTTTTGTTAACAGAATCATACTACAATTTCAGgaatcacacacacacaaaacacagaaatataaatttatacaaaagaagtaaatttataattaaaaaaaatggcataCTTAAAGCGAGAACAGGAGAGGCAGCGAAGCAGATTGGGAGAACAGAGAGGAGCAGCAGAACAGAAGAGAGGCGAATGCACGGCTAGAGGAGGTGACGGCTGGCGAGCACCACGTGAAGGCGACGGCAACGGCAGAGCTCAGCGGACTGGAGTTGAATCAAGCCTTCAAGCTCAGGGGCCCGGAAGAATGGTGACGGCTGGGGCTGGAGAAGACCGGAATGGCAGGCTGGTGTCGCTGGAGGAGGATGGAGGAGATGTGGAGAACTGGATATTCACAGAACAGGAATCCTCGGGATTTAgggggttttttttttattattattatacttacCATGACACATAAGGAGAAATATATAAGCTCACATAATTCCCTCTCCAAGGAATGTGACAAAATAAGTTTTGATATTGGTCTCTCAATATTTTGAAGATCATTCACATTGAAATTGATTACTTAAGTGTTACACGTATACTATATTGGCACTAGACCTGATTCTATTTTACGTTTCACTGCGGTAATGTCCAAGAGTATTCTATAACCCAATTCAGTTTATATCTAAATATAATCAAAGATTGGTACTGAAAAGTTTCTTAGTCAATGCAACAATATTATATATTCTACCACTATTGACCTGTAAAGGGCTAAAAccaaggttctgagaaccggaccggtcatcaaaccgttcTAGTTATTGGTTTATTGGTTTACTTGTTTAACCGGCCCAACTGGTAGTTCAACCGAAAAaatcgttttagaataaaataataaataaattataaataaacatcctaaaatataattatagtctaatataaatcttaaaatatttttgaaatttaaaacactacataaaatatcatcaacctaatccatatgatcttatcaaaataagaactcaaaaattaaatagtagaaaaacatatctaaatattaaatcccaacatcatgatttatcaatcatcaaaatccgcaAGAACTTGTTGCAAATTTGCTTTGGTggattaggattaagattagcagcatcattcgaaattaataaaagttttattaattaaaacaaaactaAAGACCAGCCACagcacaatgaaaaataaaaaaaattatcaacatgATCATATCTAAACTCTGCCATCaacattcagcaacaaacaaagCAGCAAAACCAGCAATAATTAGGAGCCAGCAACTACAAATCAAAGCAAAACCAGCAACTACAAAACAAAGAAGTATCCATTACCAGATACGAAATTAAAGACTAGCCACAGCacattgaaaaatcaaaaaattatcaaCATGACCATATTTAAATTCTGCCGCCa
This genomic window contains:
- the LOC112734442 gene encoding protein LNK1 isoform X4, with translation MLEKGSWSQKPEGFFSSCDGDLCKELKTPTSDNTRMSDHLKSSNADSSSVDDAILRDKCIVEDDGLSQYQINDISQTDNDLSFLDNDVWLDIGNFEDVDRALNCDLTFGMGSLNNEEEEFCWLSSSHGAEGSDDALKSDFKFASSEESPLKSMSDYNMSPKENIEGLPTNDPNKKASPIDKKLMSQMNIDHDAGPPPLSAFGESNRKSTNTDNLVPTEKGKLSKPSVGKRKNGYLENGDSIHPYSHMEQYPHLKQPFGASSSAVTSQDSIHKHTPNMDSDSLGCVQMRTPLTHRDYNHTPSYTSLLPALSGSRSEHNKQLSPLESPHGKPLEAASLETNDKREKLYNCYDARLLSRGIKGENMASHMTPFPSPGSGQRVGHQFENENEDHSEVGGVSIGFSQEIDSSNAQESPSMSSALDEISLEATSFRQLQQVMDQLDIRTKLCIRDSLYRLAKSAEQRHTDANVNGQLGDDIETRKALMTQGADRCTGFMDVETNTNPIDRSIAHLLFHRPSDASIFPRNDTTPFKSGSMIHGSVINPPVMTENQVCQEGSSGGVEKKPLAITPSKK